One Phycisphaerae bacterium RAS2 DNA window includes the following coding sequences:
- the pcrA_1 gene encoding ATP-dependent DNA helicase PcrA has protein sequence MSASLPAPTDPPSTPWLADLNSAQREAVVHEDGPLLIVAGAGTGKTRTLVARVAHLIHRGVRPDRLLLLTFTRRAASEMLRRAEQFAGALTGGGASWSGAAPWGGTFHAVANRLLRMYGRAIGLPQDFSVIDQADAADVMAMVRTELGVAKKDRRFPRKETLVSIYSRTVNAQERLESVLEKQFPWCRDDLEGIRTIFEQYLLRKRACRVMDYDDLLLAWKALMETDGAGAAVERLYDHVLVDEYQDTNIVQADILNGLRRTNRKLTVVGDDAQAIYSFRAATVRNILDFPEQFPGAKVVKLEENYRSTQRILDASNTVMSAASHRHAKTLYSSRRSDVRPMLLTCEDERQQTDLVCDHIITHLERGIPLRRQAVLFRAGHHSDMLEVELARRNIPFVKFGGLKFVEAAHIKDMMAFLRVLENPYDEISWHRLLLLLESVGPATAQRIIASLGVRTGSAEVRPPATPEPQSAGASPVEGSDAWTPLKRLFLAPPTVPAGARKEFEALRHALADCSSVRIVPAAGKDESASLSTTAPLPLAAQLERIRKLYEPLLARRYENPAPRLRDIEQLEQIARGYRSRENFISDLTLDPPTSTADLAGPPFLEDDWTTLSTIHSAKGCEWDIVHVLHAADGMIPSDMATRDEDGIEEERRLFYVALTRARDMLYVYFPLRYYHKHRGGLHDLHTYAQLTRFLTPQARECFHERSVAITGAGRGGPGHVSMQELDRRLGKLWG, from the coding sequence ATGTCCGCGTCGCTGCCCGCACCCACCGACCCGCCGTCAACGCCGTGGCTTGCGGATCTGAATTCTGCACAGCGAGAAGCGGTCGTGCATGAAGACGGCCCCCTGCTGATCGTCGCCGGCGCGGGTACCGGCAAGACGCGCACGCTTGTGGCGCGCGTTGCCCATCTCATTCATCGCGGCGTGCGACCCGATCGTCTCCTGCTGCTTACTTTCACGCGGCGCGCGGCGTCGGAAATGCTGCGCCGTGCCGAGCAATTCGCCGGCGCCCTCACCGGCGGCGGTGCGTCCTGGTCTGGCGCAGCGCCCTGGGGCGGCACGTTTCACGCCGTCGCCAATCGGCTGCTTCGCATGTACGGCCGTGCCATCGGCCTCCCGCAGGACTTCAGCGTGATCGATCAGGCCGACGCGGCCGATGTGATGGCCATGGTGCGCACCGAGCTGGGCGTGGCGAAGAAGGATCGGCGGTTCCCACGCAAAGAGACGCTGGTGTCGATTTACTCCCGCACGGTCAACGCGCAGGAGCGGCTGGAGTCGGTCCTGGAGAAGCAGTTTCCCTGGTGCCGCGACGACCTGGAAGGAATCCGCACGATCTTCGAGCAGTACCTGCTTCGCAAGCGTGCCTGCCGCGTGATGGACTACGACGACCTCCTCCTGGCGTGGAAGGCGCTGATGGAGACTGACGGCGCCGGCGCGGCGGTCGAGCGGCTTTACGACCACGTGCTCGTGGACGAGTATCAGGATACAAACATCGTGCAGGCCGACATCCTTAACGGCCTGCGTCGCACGAACCGCAAGCTCACGGTTGTCGGCGACGACGCCCAGGCGATCTATTCCTTCCGCGCAGCGACGGTGCGGAACATCCTCGATTTCCCGGAACAGTTTCCCGGCGCAAAGGTCGTCAAACTGGAAGAGAACTACCGCAGCACGCAGCGCATCCTCGATGCATCCAACACCGTCATGAGCGCCGCGAGCCATCGCCACGCGAAGACGCTCTATTCCTCACGTCGCTCCGACGTGCGGCCGATGCTGCTCACATGCGAGGATGAGCGCCAACAGACGGACCTGGTCTGCGATCACATTATCACGCACTTGGAACGCGGCATCCCGCTGCGGCGGCAGGCCGTGCTGTTTCGCGCGGGACATCACAGCGACATGCTCGAAGTCGAGCTGGCGAGGCGAAACATCCCATTCGTGAAGTTCGGCGGGTTGAAGTTCGTCGAAGCCGCGCACATCAAAGACATGATGGCGTTTCTGCGCGTGCTGGAGAATCCGTACGACGAAATCAGTTGGCACCGGCTGCTTCTGCTGCTGGAGAGCGTCGGCCCGGCGACGGCCCAGCGCATCATCGCGTCTCTCGGCGTGCGCACCGGCAGCGCCGAAGTGCGGCCGCCGGCAACGCCTGAACCCCAGTCGGCCGGGGCATCGCCGGTTGAAGGCTCAGATGCATGGACCCCGCTCAAACGCCTCTTTCTCGCGCCGCCGACGGTTCCGGCCGGCGCGCGGAAGGAGTTCGAAGCGCTGCGTCATGCGTTGGCCGATTGCAGCAGCGTGCGGATCGTTCCGGCAGCAGGAAAGGACGAATCCGCCTCGCTATCGACGACGGCGCCGCTTCCACTTGCGGCGCAACTGGAACGCATTCGCAAGTTGTATGAACCGCTCCTTGCGCGCCGCTACGAAAACCCCGCCCCGCGCCTGCGCGACATCGAGCAGCTCGAACAAATCGCGCGAGGCTATCGTTCGCGCGAAAATTTCATCAGCGACCTGACGCTCGATCCACCAACTTCCACGGCCGACCTCGCCGGGCCGCCCTTCCTCGAAGATGACTGGACCACGTTGAGCACCATCCACTCCGCCAAGGGCTGCGAGTGGGACATCGTGCATGTGCTGCATGCGGCCGACGGAATGATCCCATCCGACATGGCCACGCGCGACGAGGACGGCATCGAAGAGGAGCGCCGGCTATTTTACGTCGCCCTGACGCGCGCCCGGGATATGCTGTATGTCTATTTTCCGCTTCGCTACTACCACAAGCACCGCGGCGGGTTGCACGATCTGCATACCTACGCCCAGCTCACGCGATTCCTGACTCCGCAAGCTCGCGAATGCTTCCACGAACGGAGCGTCGCCATCACCGGTGCGGGGCGCGGCGGACCGGGGCACGTGTCAATGCAGGAGCTGGATCGCCGGCTCGGCAAGCTCTGGGGATAG